The window GGCACCTTCTTGGAGCACCTGGGGGTCTTCGGCACCCCGGAGCACCCCGGCCTCATCCCCATCCTCATCCCCCGTATCGATACCGCCAAGACCGCCAATCTCCTCATCCTCCTCTCCGTGGCCTTTGGCGTGCTCATGGTCTTCTGGGGGCTCATCCTCCGCGCCTACCTGGGCTTCAAGCACCGCCACATGGCCCACTTCTGGGAAGGGGTGGGGTATCTGGGTGGGCTTGTGGGCATTCTGGCCCTGGCCGCCTCCTACCTGGGCAACCTGCAGGCGGGGTGGCTTACGGGCCTCATGTACGTGGGCTTTGGCGTCTTCCTCTTGGCCGTCCTCATGAGCCGCATCTGGCTCATGATCCCGGAGATCTTCACCCAGGCGGGGCACATCCTTTCCCACATCCGTATCTACGCCGTGGGGGCCGCGGGGGGCATCCTGGCGGGCCTCCTCACCGATGTGGGCTTTGCCCTGGCGGAGCGGATGGGCCTTGTGGGGGCGCTTTTGGGCATCGTGGTGGCGGGGGTGTTGCACCTCTTGATCCTCCTCCTCACCACCTTGGGGCACATGCTCCAGCCCATCCGTCTTATTTGGGTGGAGTTCTTCACCAAGTTCGGTTTCTACGAGGAGAACGGCAGGCCTTACCGGCCGTTCAAAAGCGTCCGCGAGACGCAGTAAAGGGAGGGAAAGAGATGAAGAAGCTTCTTGTTCTGGTTCTGGTGGCGGTGTTCGGCGCATTGGCTTTGGCGGCGGAGGAGGCGGCGGCCTCCGGGGGCTTGGACCGTGGCCTCATCGCTGTGGGCATGGGGCTTGCCGTGGGCCTAGCCGCCTTGGGCACGGGCGTGGCCCAGGCCCGCATCGGGGCCGCCGGCGTGGGGGCCATCGCCGAGGACCGGGGCAACTTCGGTACCGCCCTGATCTTCCTGCTCCTGCCCGAAACCCTGGTGATCTTCGGTCTCCTCATCGCCTTCATCCTGAACGGCAAGCTCTAAGGGGCTTCTTGGGCCCTGCCCCAAAGGGGGCAGGGCTTTTTCCCAAGGAGGGAAGATGTCTAAACTGGAAGCCATTTTGAGCCAGGAGGTGGAGGCGGAGATCCGCACCCTTCTGGAGGAGGCCAGGACCAAAGCCGAAGGCCTGCGCAAGGAGGCGGAGGCCAAGGCGGAGGCCCTTTTGGCCGCTAGGAAGCGGGCCCTCGAGGCCCAATACCAAGCCGCCCTGCGCCGAGCGGAAAGCGCCGGGGAGCTCCTGTTGGCCACCGCCCGCACCGAGGCGAAGGGCGAGGTGCTGGAGGCGGTGAAGGCCAAGGTGCGGGAGGCCTTGGCGGGCCTGCCGACAAAGCCCGAGTGGCCGGAGGTGCTCAGGAAACTTGCCCTGGAGGCGCTATCCGCCCTGCCCGAGCCCGTGGCCCTCGCCTCCCACCCGGAGAACCTGCCCCACCTGGAGCCCCTGGCCCGGGAGCGGGGCCTGGAGCTAAGGGCCGACCCCGCCTTGCGGCTTGGGGTGCGGGCCCTGGGGAAAGAGGGTAAAACCCAGGTGGAAAACACCCTGGAAGGCCGCCTGGAGCGGGCGTGGGACGCCCTTTCCGCCAAGGTGGCCGCAGTGCTTTGGGGCTAGGCCATGGCGGACGACTTCGCCTACCTAAACGCCCGGGTGCGGGCCAGGCGGCAAAGCCTCCTCAAGGAGAGCTTCTTCCAGGAGGCCTTGGACCTGGCCTACCCCGAGTTCCTCCGCCTCCTTTCCGAAAGCGTCTACGGGGCGGAGCTTGCCGGGCAGGGCCTGCCCGAGGTGGACCGGGCGGTGGGGCGCACCCTGGCCCGGCTGGTGGGGGACCTGCCGGGTCTGGTCACCGGGGAGGCAAGGGAGGCGGTGCGCCTCCTCCTCCTGCGCAACGACCTCACCAATCTGCAGGCCCTCCTGCGGGCCAAGGCCACGGGCCGCCCCTTTGAGGAGGTCCTCCTCCTGCCGGGCACGCTGAAGGAGGCCCTTTGGCGCCAGGCCTACGAGGCGCAGGATGTTCCCGGCATGGCCCAGGTCCTCTCCGTCCCCGGCCACCCCTTGGCCCGGGCCCTGCGGGCGGTGCTGCGGGAAACCCAGGACCTGGCCCGGGTGGAGGCCCTGTTGGCCAAGCGCTTTTACGAGGACGTGGCCAAGACCGCCAAGGCCCTCGAGGCGCCCTTCTTGCGGGACTACCTGGCCCTGGAGGTGGACGCCGAGAACCTGCGCACCGCCTTCAAGCTTCAGGGGCAGGGGGTATCCCCGGAGGGGCTTTTCATCCGGGGCGGGCGCTTCGTGGACCGGGTGCGCTTTTCTCGCCTTCTGGAGGGGGATTATGCCGTTTTGGACGAGCTTTCCGGCACGCCCTTCGCTCCCTTGGCCGGGGTGCTGGACCTGAAGGAGCTGGAGAAGCGCCTGAGGTGCGTCCTCCTCAAGGAGGCCAAGAAAGGGGCTTCCGACCCCTTGGGGGCGGGGCTCGTTCTGGCCTACGTGAAGGAGCGGGAGTGGGAGGCTATGCGGCTTAGGCTCTTGGCCCGGCGGGCCTACTTCGGCCTGCCCCGGGCCCAGGTGGAGGAGGAGGTGGCCTGCGCATGAGGATCGCCGTGATCGCCGACCCCGAGGCCGCTCAGGGCTTCCGGCTGGCGGGCCTCGAGGCGTACGCCGCCCAAAGCCCGGAGGAGGCCAGGGCCCTCTTGGAAAGGCTCGTGCAACAGGGGGCCTACGCCTTGGTGGCCGTGGACCAAGGCCTTTTGCCGGAACCGGAAAAGGCGGTGGAGCGCCTCATGCGGGGGAAGGACCTCCCGGTCCTCCTGCCCATGGCGGGCCTGAAGGAGGCGTTCCAGAACCCCGACGTGGAAGGCTACATGCGGGAGCTGGTGCGGCGCACCATCGGCTTTGACATCAAGTTGTAGGATGGAGGGAAGATGATCCAAGGCGTGATTGAGAAGATCGCGGGTCCGGCGGTGATCGCCAAGGGCATGCTCGGGGCCCGCATGTACGATATCTGCAAGGTGGGCAACGAGGGTCTGGTGGGGGAGATCATCCGCCTGGACGGGGACACCGCCTTCGTCCAGGTCTACGAGGACACCTCGGGCCTCAAGGTGGGGGAGCCCGTGGTTTCCACCGGGCTTCCCTTGGCGGTGGAGCTGGGCCCCGGGATGCTCAACGGCATCTACGACGGCATTCAGCGCCCCCTGGAGCGCATCCAGGAGAAGACGGGGATCTACATCACCCGGGGCGTGGTGGTCCACGCCCTGGACCGGGAAAAGAAGTGGGCCTGGACCCCTAGGGTCAAGCCCGGAGACGAGGTGAAGGGGGGCATGGTCCTGGGCACCGTGCCCGAGTTCAACTTCACCCACAAGATCCTGGTGCCCCCGGACGTGAAGGGCCGGGTGAAGGAGGTGAAGCCCGCCGGGGAGTACACCGTGGAGGAGCCGGTGGTGGTCCTGGAGGACGGCACCGAGCTCAAGATGTACCACACCTGGCCGGTGCGCCGGGCCCGCCCCGTGCAGCGGAAGCTAGACCCCAACACCCCCTTCCTCACGGGGATGCGCATCCTGGACGTCCTCTTCCCCGTGGCCATGGGGGGCACCGCCGCCATCCCCGGGCCCTTCGGTAGCGGGAAGACCGTGACCCAGCAGTCCCTAGCCAAGTGGTCCAACGCCGACGTGGTGGTCTACGTGGGGTGCGGGGAGCGGGGCAACGAGATGACCGACGTTTTGGTGGAGTTCCCCGAGCTCACCGACCCCAAGACGGGGGGTCCCCTCATGCACCGCACGGTGCTCATCGCCAACACCTCCAACATGCCCGTGGCCGCCCGCGAGGCGAGCATTTACGTGGGGGTGACCATCGCCGAGTACTTCCGCGACCAGGGCTTTTCTGTGGCCCTCATGGCCGACTCCACCAGCCGCTGGGCGGAGGCCTTGCGGGAGATCTCCAGCCGGTTGGAGGAGATGCCTGCGGAAGAGGGCTATCCCCCTTACCTGGCCGCCCGCTTGGCCGCCTTCTACGAACGCTCGGGTAAGGTGATCACCCTGGCGGGCGAGGAGGGGGCGGTGACCATCGTGGGGGCGGTTTCCCCGCCGGGCGGGGATATGTCCGAGCCCGTGACCCAGTCCACCCTGCGCATCGTGGGGGCCTTCTGGCGGTTGGACGCTTCCTTGGCCTTCCGCCGCCACTTCCCCGCCATCAACTGGAACGGCTCCTACTCCCTCTTCACCGGGGCCCTGGACCCCTGGTACCGGGAGAACGTGGCTCCCGACTACCCCGAGCTCCGCGACGCCATCTCCGAGCTCCTGCAGCGGGAGGCGGGGCTGCAGGAGATCGTCCAGCTGGTGGGGCCCGATGCCCTCCAGGACGCCGAGCGCCTGGTAATCGAGGTGGGGCGCATCATACGCGAGGACTTCCTGCAGCAAAATGCCTACCACGAGGTGGACGCCTACTGCTCCATGCGGAAGGCCTACGGCATCATGAGGATGATCCTCTCCTTCTACAAGGAGGCCGAGGCGGCCATCCGCCGGGGCGTGAGCATCGACGAGATCCTGGGGCTTCCCGTCATCGAGCGCATCGGCCGCGCCCGCTACGTGAGCGAGGAGGAGTTCCCCCGCTACTTTGAGGAAGCCATGAAGGAGATTGAAGGGGCCTTTAAGGCCCTGGCCTAGGGAGGGAAGATGGACCTCTTGAAAAAGGAGTACACCGGCGTCACCTATATCTCCGGGCCCTTGCTCTTCGTGGAGAACGCCAAGGACCTGGCCTACGGCGCCATCGTGGACATCAAGGACGGCTCGGGCCGGGTGCGGGGCGGGCAGGTGATCGAGGTTTCCGAGGAGTACGCCGTCATCCAGGTGTTCGAGGAAACCAC is drawn from Thermus sp. LT1-2-5 and contains these coding sequences:
- a CDS encoding F0F1 ATP synthase subunit C, whose amino-acid sequence is MKKLLVLVLVAVFGALALAAEEAAASGGLDRGLIAVGMGLAVGLAALGTGVAQARIGAAGVGAIAEDRGNFGTALIFLLLPETLVIFGLLIAFILNGKL
- a CDS encoding V-type ATP synthase subunit E, with translation MSKLEAILSQEVEAEIRTLLEEARTKAEGLRKEAEAKAEALLAARKRALEAQYQAALRRAESAGELLLATARTEAKGEVLEAVKAKVREALAGLPTKPEWPEVLRKLALEALSALPEPVALASHPENLPHLEPLARERGLELRADPALRLGVRALGKEGKTQVENTLEGRLERAWDALSAKVAAVLWG
- a CDS encoding V-type ATPase subunit → MADDFAYLNARVRARRQSLLKESFFQEALDLAYPEFLRLLSESVYGAELAGQGLPEVDRAVGRTLARLVGDLPGLVTGEAREAVRLLLLRNDLTNLQALLRAKATGRPFEEVLLLPGTLKEALWRQAYEAQDVPGMAQVLSVPGHPLARALRAVLRETQDLARVEALLAKRFYEDVAKTAKALEAPFLRDYLALEVDAENLRTAFKLQGQGVSPEGLFIRGGRFVDRVRFSRLLEGDYAVLDELSGTPFAPLAGVLDLKELEKRLRCVLLKEAKKGASDPLGAGLVLAYVKEREWEAMRLRLLARRAYFGLPRAQVEEEVACA
- the atpF gene encoding V-type ATP synthase subunit F, with protein sequence MAVIADPEAAQGFRLAGLEAYAAQSPEEARALLERLVQQGAYALVAVDQGLLPEPEKAVERLMRGKDLPVLLPMAGLKEAFQNPDVEGYMRELVRRTIGFDIKL
- a CDS encoding V-type ATP synthase subunit A — its product is MIQGVIEKIAGPAVIAKGMLGARMYDICKVGNEGLVGEIIRLDGDTAFVQVYEDTSGLKVGEPVVSTGLPLAVELGPGMLNGIYDGIQRPLERIQEKTGIYITRGVVVHALDREKKWAWTPRVKPGDEVKGGMVLGTVPEFNFTHKILVPPDVKGRVKEVKPAGEYTVEEPVVVLEDGTELKMYHTWPVRRARPVQRKLDPNTPFLTGMRILDVLFPVAMGGTAAIPGPFGSGKTVTQQSLAKWSNADVVVYVGCGERGNEMTDVLVEFPELTDPKTGGPLMHRTVLIANTSNMPVAAREASIYVGVTIAEYFRDQGFSVALMADSTSRWAEALREISSRLEEMPAEEGYPPYLAARLAAFYERSGKVITLAGEEGAVTIVGAVSPPGGDMSEPVTQSTLRIVGAFWRLDASLAFRRHFPAINWNGSYSLFTGALDPWYRENVAPDYPELRDAISELLQREAGLQEIVQLVGPDALQDAERLVIEVGRIIREDFLQQNAYHEVDAYCSMRKAYGIMRMILSFYKEAEAAIRRGVSIDEILGLPVIERIGRARYVSEEEFPRYFEEAMKEIEGAFKALA